The DNA sequence TACATATTAGCCACGAACGCGATTGACGTGGTTTTACCGGTTCCCGGAGGCCCCCAGAGCAGCCCCATTCCTTCGGTTCCCTGCGGTCTGTTTAACAACTCGTCAATGCTTTGCATGAATCTTCTCAAATCTTTTGTCTGTACCATCTTGTGTTTCATGTGATATGTCCTCTTTAGAAAATTTAAACCCTGTTTACAGGGCGAGATTTTGAGCCGGGTCTTCACCCCGGCTTTTTTATTGCCTTTATTTTTGTTTATCTGTTTCTTTCTCTTTTTCTTGAGCTTAAAAAAACGGGCTTAAATCCCGGTTATTCCTTCATTATTCCCCTCTTAAAGTAGGCTTGGGGATTTACCTACACCGCCCCATGCGTCCCATCCGCCTCTTTTGCTTTCACACCATCATCAGGATCATGGAGGCAGTATTGATCCTCTTTGAACAGGCCGACTTTCTTTCCTGTATTCGACCAATGCTCGTAAGCCTCTTTCCACTGCATTTCATAATGCGTGATGATTCCGGCCTTTATCTTGTCCAGGATCAGGTAATAAACATCGAGAGGGCTGCTGATATCCTTCATCTTTCTTGCTTCAGCCAGACTCGCAACCTTTGCTTCCTGTCTCTTCTCGAATTCCAGAACTTCAGGCGGCAGCTCGATATGAACAGGCGCTTTCTTTTCTTTCAGGGAATCCCTTTCCAGAGCCGCTTTAGCAGCTTCTTCAAGTGCCGGGGTAATATGTGGGACGGTCTGTTTCGGGAACTCCATAATGGTCGCTATCTTGTCTTCACGGTAAGTCAGGATATCTTCCGGGACTGTCTCGACCTTGGCCTTTCTGGTAAGCTCTTTAAGTTCCTTTTTCTGCTCCCTCATGATGGCGGCCTGTCTTGCCTTGGCATGGTTTGCCAGTTCAGCCGCTGAAATACCTCTCCATTCAGGGCATTCGGCCACACAGATAAACTCGCCTTCTCCGCTGTAAACAAAGACGTGACCGAGATCCGTTTCATCCATCCGAACCATGACACGCTTCGCTTCCCAGCCCGCAAAATCGGGCGAGATATAATTTCTGGTGTCCACTCTGACGCCTTTTTTGGCCACAGTCCTGTAGCCGCCATCAACAGGAGCAGGATGCAGAAGAATATCCAGCGCCCTCTCATTCTCGACCACCCGTATCGGAGGCGCCCATTCCCTGACCATTTCAGCAGGTGTTTTACCGCCAAGGCCAGCATGGGAATCGTGCATATAAATGGCGTCCACCCATCTGTCGCAGATTTTCTGGAACTCAAGGGACGTGAGTTTTATCTCAACTTCTTCATCTTTTTTCATCAGCCGTGCGGAAAAGGATCGTCTTGCTTCAATTGCCTTTCTGTCAGTGACCGAATGGCCTATATAGCCGGGCAGAAGTTCCACGATTCCGTGGGAAAAAGTTTTTAAAGCTCTTTCAATGTGAGGTTTCTGTTCAGGTGAAAAAGGATCACAAAGGAAGTGCTCTATTTCAAGCCCTTCAAGAACTCGTTCAACATGTGCGGAAACATAATCCGCGCCGTTGTCGGTCTTGATGGTTTCGGCTACTCCCCATTCAATGATTGCCCTGCGTATAAGAGCTGCCACAGAGACCGCCTTTGAAGTTGGAGAAACCAGCAGCCTGAATCTTCGTGAATAGACATCAATGCAGCCGATAACCGTATAACGGCCATCAGTGAGCATGATATCCGCAGGCGTTGAGTCCATTTCCCAAAGCTGATTGAGCCGGGAAACCGTCTCGGAAGCGTCGCCGAAAGCGAACATATGGCGGCTTTTCCATTCATCAGGACTTGTAAGAAAAAGATGAAGGCTTGCGTTCATTTTCAGCCAGCGTTTTATGAATCTGCGTACAGAATCCACGTTTGCTGGCATGTTTCTGGCGGCCAGAGCCTTGGTTACACGCTTGAGCGAGTATCCCGGGAACTTGATCTTCATGGAAATCACCAGTGCCTGCTGTTCCTTGGTGAGATTGGTCTTTCCTTCGTTGCTTTTGTAATCATCTGCCAGGGCAAGGAGACCTCCTTCATTATATAAGGTGCGCCATCTGAAGATGCTGCGCCTGCTTGTTTTCTTGATCTCGTCAAGTACGGGCTGGCTGATTTCAAGAGTCCGGCTGTTGTATTCAATCGCAAAAAGATCCACGCCGCTTGGACTGCCTGGTTTATATCCGGCAGCCTTGAGCCAGCGTTCGCATGACTTCAGGATTTCATATTTTGCCAGGGCTGATTTCTGCTTTTTTTCAGGAAGCTGGTTGAATCTGGCAAGGTCGAGTTCCTTTTTCTTGCGTCTTTCTTCCTTGTTTTTAGCGTCAAATTTCTGACGCTTCACCGCAGATTTAACCGCCGACCTGGTCAGATCGTTATCAGGAAGATTCAGGCTATGGATCAGGGCCGTTTCTTCAGTCCTATCTGCGTTTGCAGATAGGACTGAACTGTTGAAAACCTTGGTTGCGTGGGCTTTCTTCCAGTTGTCACGGGCTTCTGATGGGATTGCAGGGTCGTCGATGTGGATTTGCCAGACAAGGCCGTTTCGAGCGCCTTTACCAGTGACAGGAACCTGCCTTTTCATGGTAAAGCTCCCCCTCTGAAGACGTTTTAATATAGTGTCTTCTTTGGCTGTTAAAATGTCCGATATCTCTTTAATCCCTATCCAGCCGTCCATGTGACTTATATCCCTGTATTTAATAGATTTAAGCTCTTTGTCCGTTATTCATTTTCTTGTCCGTTATCCTGTCCGATATTGCCTTCATAATTTCGGACATCGTTTTTGACACTTTGAGCCTTAGACAAAATTTCATTGAGATAGTTTTCAACACGCTGTGAGCGGCGCGTGCCATTAATAACTTGGTTGACAGTGCTCCTGTCTAACTCTAAATCCCTGGCAATCTGCGCTTGGCTGATCCCCATCTGAAGCAACGAAACCTTTATTTTAATTGCCTTTTCTTTGCTCATTAGTTACCTTTTGATTAATCCTACATGTTTGATTATTTATAACTATGGAAACTACAAAATGCAAGATAAAAATCTACATAAAGTAGAATTGATATTCGACGCTATAAAAAAATACTATAAATTAAGGACTTACAGGGAGTTATCAGAGTTCTTAGGGGTTAAAGAAGGGACTCTTAATGCATGGAAAGCCCGCAACAATATAGGCGATGTAGATGTTTTCCTTACAAAATGTAAGGGAATAAACTACGAATGGCTCAGAACTGGCCAGGGGGAAATGTTTATATCTGAACCGCTTAAAGATTCCGCAAGATCCGAAGGTCAAATAACTGATGAGTTCAGCTTCGTTCCTTTATATAATGTAGAGCTGGCTGCAGGACATGGAACCCTGGTGGAATCAGAGCGAGTTACATCACGCTATGCTTTCCGCAAAGAATGGGTCAGAAAAATTTCATCATCTCCAGGGTCTCTGGCTCTGTGCCTTGTAAAAGGGGATAGCATGAACCCGACTCTTCGGGATGGTGACATTGTAATGATAGATACGAACAGAAAAACCCTGAGCCTCAATGGAATCTACAGCATAAACCTTGGCGGGCTTGCTGCCGTCAAAAGGCTTGAAATGGGGCTAAAGGATAAGATAAGAATAATAAGCGACAATGTGGCAGAGTACCCGACATACGAGGCAGATCTGAGCGACATCATTATAATAGGTCAGGTTGTGTGGTATGCCCGCGAGCTTGTTAAACCTGCAAACGGCAACGGCGGCTTTTAAAAAATCAAAAGGGATTAACGAGCCTTTAAAGCGTCATTAATCCCTGTATCAATTAGTGCCAAACCACACGCATTTTTATCGAAAATTAAAAAAGTAGTGCCAAAAAATATTCCGGGCCAAAATCCCACCAAAACCCAGCAAATCCCGGCACTTCCCACATATTTTCACCCACACCCTATTGGTGCCAAAGCTCTCGCTGCTTCACAATAATGACCGGGGAATGACTTTCTTTCCCCGGCCTTTCTTTCAAATCCACGCAAAACCAAAATTCTTAAATAACGCTTATAATCTCTTTAAAAATCAGATCATATAATATATCTGTATTCTTAATTTGTGGCTCTGTTTCGCTTATGCTTTAAAAGCATAATTGCTGGCTCAGTTCCCGTTAAGACAGCTAATATTTTTAATAAAAAAGAGGCCTCAGGGGAGGCAATCTACTCCTTAAAAACCAAAGACAGACAGGAGTCATAAGGACATTTAACGACATAGTTGTGATAATGATTGCCTCCGGCGGGTCGCTTTTTGAAAAAGCTCCGCAAAAAACTTTCAGGTAATTAGACCGATGTCCGTCAAGTTTTAACCACTGTTTTTTAGAACGGAAACAAAAATGTATGAGTTGAAATATCTGTCAAATTACTCTGCCCAAATCACAGATAAGGTTAGGTCCCTGATTGAAAGCGGACAGCTTGGCGAGGTTATACAAAAAAAATACCCCATAATACAGCATGACATCGCCTCTGATAAAGCGCTTTATGATTACACCATTGGAATAAAAAATGAATATCTTAAAAAGACACGCCCTATAAGCAAAGTTGTATACGATGACAAAATAAGTGTAATCAACCATTCCCTCGGATTGCATACCCATGTGTCCAGAATCCAGGGGAAAAAGCTTAAATCCAAGAACGAAATCAGAATAGCCTCTATTTTTAAAAAAGCTCCCATAGAATTTCTAAAAATGATTGTGGTTCATGAGCTTGCTCATTTAAAAGAAAAAGACCACGACAAGTCATTCTATAGCTTATGCGAGCACATGGAACCTTCCTACCACCAGCTGGAATTCGATTTAAGGCTTTACCTTACTCACCTTGACTTAAATGGCGCTTATGATCGTTGAAAGACTTAGCAGGTCAATAATTCCAATGATCTTTGAAAAAAAATCATATATACGGATTCTTTTATTGTCTTGATAACGGAATTCAGGTTCGAGGCTATATGAATACCCCCGATTATTCGGCAATTTTAAGGGTCATAATTGTATTTGTGGTCATGTTTCTCACCATAAGAAAAAAATATTCCATTTCATCTGTTTTTTTTGGCGGAAGTGTTTTGCTTTCACTTTTTTTTACCATGCCATTCAAAAACTATATCCTGTCTTTTTTATCATCGCTTATTGCATCAAAGACTCTTTCCCTTGGGGTAATTGTCTCCCTGATAATTATTTTCGGAGATCTTCTTGAAAAATCAGGGTCAACATCAAGGATGGCAGAGATATTCAAGGACAATGAAAGAGGCCGGAAAATAGGACTCGCCGCATTTCCGGCAATAATAGGACTCCTCCCAGTTCCAGGAGGAGCCGTGTTTTCAGCGCCAATGGTAAAAACCCTTGCGGATAGCCATAAAATCGGCCCATCAAGAATGAGTCTCATAAATTACTGGTACAGACATGTGTGGGAATATCTGTGGCCACTTTATCCTGGAGTAATCCTTGCTTCTTCAATAAGCGGAATGGGATTTGACGTGTTAGCATTATACATGTCCCCATTTACGATCTTAGCAATATTGATAGGGATCGTGTATTTGCCTTCCGGCCGGATATCCCTTGATTACAAAATAAAGACAAATAAAAATTCACGGGATGATATGAGCCCGATTTTTCAGCGCGGCATCAAAGAAATCTCACCAATACTTTTGGTTATTATACCAGTGCTCACAATTTCACCTATATTTGCAAGAATTTTTCCGGAAGCACATATGATTAGGGATTTAATACTCATGGCATCCCTCATTTCAGGGATACTTTTTGTTATCATTACAAACAGGCTTGATATGATGACCGTGAAGGCAGCCATACTGGACAAAAGATTGGCAGACATGATCTTAATGGTGGTGTCAATAATGGTCTTCAAAAAAATTCTTGAGGATACAGGGGCCGCCGGCCAGATTGGAAGTGAAATTACAGGTGCTGGAATCCCGATTTATCTTTCAGCCTTTTTCCTGCCATTTCTAACAGGAATTGTGACAGGAATAAGCGTAGCATTCATAGGCATAAGCCTTCCTGTGATTATTTCTCTTTGTTCGGTTTCAGGAAATACCGCATTAATAGAACCCGTTACCATCCTTGCAATAGCAAGCGGATTCATGGGAGTAATGCTCTCGCCTCTTCACCTGTGTCTTATCCTCTCTAACTCATTTTTCGGTGCTGATTCTTTGACTTTTTACAAAAGACTTGTTCCTCTCTGCATTTTAATCATTGTTTTCACATTTCTGTATTTTCATTTAATCATGCTAATAAACAAGCCCTGAGTAATTCATCATTTGATCAATAATAAAACCGCCTCTTTCAAAAAAAGACGCGCCCATGAGGGCACGGCGGGACAGCTCGGTTCAGCCCTGAAAAGTTGACATGATTTCCTTTTGACATTTGGGAATAAAGCGATATAACCGCCTTGTTAATAATAATAGAAATCTAATAAGGAGCTAATGATAATATGAAGTTAGGCATTCTCGAAAGGATCCTTCCTCCGCCGGAAAAAAAATTTTACAGCCTTTTTGAAGATGGGGCAGGAATCTGTGCGGAGACAGCAAAACTATATCATCAAATCATAAATTCTGATGAAGCATACCAGGAAGACCATCTTATTCAGGCAAAAACTCTTAAAAGGATGAGTTCCAATATTTCTAAAGAGAATCTTGCCCTTCTTAATGCTTCATTCATAACCCCCATAGACAGAGAAGATATCCAGCTCATTTCATCACTGCTTTCAAGAATATCGAAAAGCATTGTAAAATCATGCATCAATCTCAAAATCTACAATATCGATCATTACAACGGATTCATGAAAAAGCAGTCTGAAACCTTGTTAAAGGCCACAGAAGAGCTTAAAAACGTAATTACTCTTCTGAAAAAAGGCCCCTCGCTCAAGGAAGTGACCGAATGTCATCATAGAATGAAGGAGATCGAAAACCACGGAGATGAAATTCTTTACCAGGCAACCCAGGAGCTTTATTCAGGCGCCCATGACGCTCTTCATGTTCTCAAAATGAGGGATATTTACAAGAATATTGAAAATGCTCTTGATATCTGTTCTGCCATTTCAGACGAGATAGTTAATATCGTTCTCAAGCATGATTAGGCTAAATCAGGACAGACAGGTAGCGGGGAACTTAGAAAATGACATATGCTCTTCTGATTGTTGTAGTTATAACAGCAGTTATTTTTGAATATATTAACGGCTTTCACGATTCAGCCAATGCAATAGCCACGGTTGTATCAACAAAGGTTCTTACTGCAAGGGCTGCAATCATATACGCCGGCGTGCTAAACATGGGCGGCGCCCTCCTTGGAACCCATGTAGCTAGCACAGTGGGCAAGGGAATTGTTGAAACATCCAGTGTAACCCAGGGTGTAATACTCTGCGCTCTTTTTTCCGCCATCATATGGAATCTTATCACATGGTATTATGCAATCCCTTCAAGCTCTTCCCATGCCCTGATCGGCGGACTTATGGGAGCTTCAATTGCAAAATCAGGTTTAGGCGTTGTAAAAATCCACGGAGTAGCCGAGAAAGTGCTCATTCCAATGGTAACATCTCCGCTGATAGGACTTGTAATAGGCTTTTTTTTCATGGTGGTAATTTTGTGGGTGTTTTCTAAAAGCAACCCGGACAAGGTCAATAAATACTTCAAAAAGCTTCAGCTGCTATCTTCGGGCGTAATGGCTCTCAGTCATGGGACAAACGATGCCCAGAAAACCATGGGGATCATAACGCTTGCTCTTGTGAGCTTTCATTCCCTTGATTCATTTGAGGTTCCCAAATGGGTTATTTTTCTCTGCGCAATAACCATGGGCTTAGGAACAATGGCCGGAGGATGGAAGATCATCAGGACAATGGGCAGCAAAATGATCAAGCTCAAACCTGTTCACGGCTTTGCAGCTGAAACATCTGCCGCCGCTGTTATTCTTGGCGCTTCCCATTTCGGGATACCAATAAGCACCACACATGTAATATCGACATCAATAATGGGCGTCGGAAGCACCAAGGGAATACACGCCGTAAAATGGGGACTTGTCGGAAATATTGTAATGGCATGGATTCTTACCATTCCTACATGCATGCTTATCGCCGGGGTTATCTATCATATTCTGCCCTTATAAATAAAACGTTTCTGTTATTTCTGTTAAAAAAGGCGGCCCCAGGCTGCCTTTTTAATTTTGACAAGATCTCAAAAAGTCCGATTGCCGTCATTCCGGCGCAGGTATAGATCCATAACTACCTGGAAATACAAACAGGCCTAATAACATCCGGCATTACGCTGATGCCTTTTTCTGACTTTTTGAGAAACCATCAAGTTTGTATATATTCGGTTTCCCCCCTTATCATCCTTGCAGAGAGTAAATTCATAAAAAGGAGCCTCAAGATACTGATATTAACCCAATTTTAATCTTTAGTTTTTAAAAGGGATAATGTAGATTTAAAGAAAATTCTGGATCACAATTCAAACAAATACCAAGGAGGGAAGAATCATGAAAAATGACTTTATGATATATACCTCGAGAGCCATCACACTGATCCGCAAAAACATATTCACGTGTATTCTTCCGGCAATTTTTTATGCATTATTCATACATAATCCATATATTGCATCAAATCAGGGGCTCTTTTTCCTGATGTCCATAATTCTGATTTTCTTCCCTTATCCTTATGTTTACGGGAAAATTGCGGAGATCATATCAAACTGCAGAAAATCATCCTGCATTATTCTCGTTAAGACCCATTGGGCGAACTATCTTATTGCAAGTCTGATACTAAGCACCCCTGCCCTTCTGCTCGGGCTGACAGGTGAATCATCTTTTATTGAAGAAGCAGGATCGTTTGTGATCGACATTGCAACTCTTTATGTATTTCCCCTTGTTTTTCTTCAGAAAACAAGCATTTCAAGCATCCTTCTCGGAATAAAATGCCTTATCGGAAATTTCTCATACAGCCTTCCTCTTATAATAATTAAAGGTATGCAGAGCATAATACTTTCTATGGTTCAAAGAATGATGGAAGGTCAAAAAAGTTTAATGGCAGATGTTTTTTCTTCCGTGGCAGGAGCCGCCAGCATTATGGTAAGCGTTTATATCTTCATTGTTGCGGCGATGGTTCTTAAGGATCACCTC is a window from the Desulforegula conservatrix Mb1Pa genome containing:
- a CDS encoding Mu transposase C-terminal domain-containing protein, coding for MKRQVPVTGKGARNGLVWQIHIDDPAIPSEARDNWKKAHATKVFNSSVLSANADRTEETALIHSLNLPDNDLTRSAVKSAVKRQKFDAKNKEERRKKKELDLARFNQLPEKKQKSALAKYEILKSCERWLKAAGYKPGSPSGVDLFAIEYNSRTLEISQPVLDEIKKTSRRSIFRWRTLYNEGGLLALADDYKSNEGKTNLTKEQQALVISMKIKFPGYSLKRVTKALAARNMPANVDSVRRFIKRWLKMNASLHLFLTSPDEWKSRHMFAFGDASETVSRLNQLWEMDSTPADIMLTDGRYTVIGCIDVYSRRFRLLVSPTSKAVSVAALIRRAIIEWGVAETIKTDNGADYVSAHVERVLEGLEIEHFLCDPFSPEQKPHIERALKTFSHGIVELLPGYIGHSVTDRKAIEARRSFSARLMKKDEEVEIKLTSLEFQKICDRWVDAIYMHDSHAGLGGKTPAEMVREWAPPIRVVENERALDILLHPAPVDGGYRTVAKKGVRVDTRNYISPDFAGWEAKRVMVRMDETDLGHVFVYSGEGEFICVAECPEWRGISAAELANHAKARQAAIMREQKKELKELTRKAKVETVPEDILTYREDKIATIMEFPKQTVPHITPALEEAAKAALERDSLKEKKAPVHIELPPEVLEFEKRQEAKVASLAEARKMKDISSPLDVYYLILDKIKAGIITHYEMQWKEAYEHWSNTGKKVGLFKEDQYCLHDPDDGVKAKEADGTHGAV
- a CDS encoding helix-turn-helix domain-containing protein — encoded protein: MSKEKAIKIKVSLLQMGISQAQIARDLELDRSTVNQVINGTRRSQRVENYLNEILSKAQSVKNDVRNYEGNIGQDNGQENE
- a CDS encoding LexA family transcriptional regulator, with translation MQDKNLHKVELIFDAIKKYYKLRTYRELSEFLGVKEGTLNAWKARNNIGDVDVFLTKCKGINYEWLRTGQGEMFISEPLKDSARSEGQITDEFSFVPLYNVELAAGHGTLVESERVTSRYAFRKEWVRKISSSPGSLALCLVKGDSMNPTLRDGDIVMIDTNRKTLSLNGIYSINLGGLAAVKRLEMGLKDKIRIISDNVAEYPTYEADLSDIIIIGQVVWYARELVKPANGNGGF
- a CDS encoding M48 family metallopeptidase, with protein sequence MYELKYLSNYSAQITDKVRSLIESGQLGEVIQKKYPIIQHDIASDKALYDYTIGIKNEYLKKTRPISKVVYDDKISVINHSLGLHTHVSRIQGKKLKSKNEIRIASIFKKAPIEFLKMIVVHELAHLKEKDHDKSFYSLCEHMEPSYHQLEFDLRLYLTHLDLNGAYDR
- a CDS encoding DUF401 family protein, encoding MNTPDYSAILRVIIVFVVMFLTIRKKYSISSVFFGGSVLLSLFFTMPFKNYILSFLSSLIASKTLSLGVIVSLIIIFGDLLEKSGSTSRMAEIFKDNERGRKIGLAAFPAIIGLLPVPGGAVFSAPMVKTLADSHKIGPSRMSLINYWYRHVWEYLWPLYPGVILASSISGMGFDVLALYMSPFTILAILIGIVYLPSGRISLDYKIKTNKNSRDDMSPIFQRGIKEISPILLVIIPVLTISPIFARIFPEAHMIRDLILMASLISGILFVIITNRLDMMTVKAAILDKRLADMILMVVSIMVFKKILEDTGAAGQIGSEITGAGIPIYLSAFFLPFLTGIVTGISVAFIGISLPVIISLCSVSGNTALIEPVTILAIASGFMGVMLSPLHLCLILSNSFFGADSLTFYKRLVPLCILIIVFTFLYFHLIMLINKP
- a CDS encoding DUF47 domain-containing protein — translated: MKLGILERILPPPEKKFYSLFEDGAGICAETAKLYHQIINSDEAYQEDHLIQAKTLKRMSSNISKENLALLNASFITPIDREDIQLISSLLSRISKSIVKSCINLKIYNIDHYNGFMKKQSETLLKATEELKNVITLLKKGPSLKEVTECHHRMKEIENHGDEILYQATQELYSGAHDALHVLKMRDIYKNIENALDICSAISDEIVNIVLKHD
- a CDS encoding inorganic phosphate transporter, translating into MTYALLIVVVITAVIFEYINGFHDSANAIATVVSTKVLTARAAIIYAGVLNMGGALLGTHVASTVGKGIVETSSVTQGVILCALFSAIIWNLITWYYAIPSSSSHALIGGLMGASIAKSGLGVVKIHGVAEKVLIPMVTSPLIGLVIGFFFMVVILWVFSKSNPDKVNKYFKKLQLLSSGVMALSHGTNDAQKTMGIITLALVSFHSLDSFEVPKWVIFLCAITMGLGTMAGGWKIIRTMGSKMIKLKPVHGFAAETSAAAVILGASHFGIPISTTHVISTSIMGVGSTKGIHAVKWGLVGNIVMAWILTIPTCMLIAGVIYHILPL